The Streptomyces tendae genome has a window encoding:
- a CDS encoding DUF5937 family protein, translating to MGVHIDITGLRPERTAVVLSSLAELGMALHALSEPAHHPGLQAWVTGVTARLDPHLADRMCEADFLWRTTFSDLFLPCAGVPGRTTLPGATLAEELDLLDKLSDEQFVDAALEFTCALPYDVPGGGPLVDEGLRRRALELAAARGPSQVLFTERLLADPPRIRDWLRQFLRDCDEAFFAETWSRLRQQLTADARLKTDLLRHKGLGEALAAVSPAVTLDAAAARITVDKLGDGRSVTGDGGLLLIPTSLGWPHLMVLHRHNWQPVLHYPVGSPEPAAPPSVDQLSLRMTALSHPVRMRMCRNLARGAFTTSELAQVHGMTAPEISRHLGVLKKAGLITTRRRGRYVLHQLDVTVVARLGSDFLESILR from the coding sequence ATGGGCGTGCACATCGACATCACGGGGCTGCGGCCGGAGAGAACGGCCGTCGTGCTCTCTTCCCTGGCCGAGCTGGGCATGGCGCTGCACGCGCTGTCCGAGCCGGCGCACCATCCGGGGCTGCAGGCCTGGGTGACGGGGGTGACCGCGCGGCTCGACCCGCACCTGGCCGACCGCATGTGCGAGGCGGACTTCCTGTGGCGGACGACGTTCTCCGACCTGTTCCTGCCGTGCGCCGGGGTACCGGGCAGGACGACGCTGCCCGGCGCCACGCTCGCCGAGGAGCTGGACCTGCTGGACAAGCTGTCGGACGAGCAGTTCGTGGACGCGGCCCTGGAGTTCACCTGCGCCCTCCCGTACGACGTCCCGGGGGGCGGTCCGCTCGTCGACGAGGGTCTGCGCCGCCGCGCGCTGGAACTGGCCGCGGCGCGCGGGCCGAGCCAGGTGCTGTTCACCGAGCGGCTGCTGGCCGATCCGCCGCGCATCAGGGACTGGCTGCGGCAGTTCCTGCGCGACTGCGACGAGGCGTTCTTCGCGGAGACCTGGTCCCGGCTGCGGCAGCAGCTCACCGCGGACGCCCGCCTCAAGACGGACCTGCTCCGGCACAAGGGGCTGGGCGAGGCACTGGCCGCGGTCTCCCCCGCAGTGACGCTGGACGCGGCGGCGGCCCGGATCACCGTCGACAAGCTGGGCGACGGGCGTTCCGTCACGGGTGACGGCGGGCTGCTGCTGATCCCCACCAGCCTCGGCTGGCCCCATCTGATGGTGCTGCACCGCCACAACTGGCAGCCGGTGCTGCACTACCCGGTCGGCTCACCCGAGCCGGCCGCGCCCCCGAGCGTCGACCAGCTGAGCCTGCGGATGACCGCGCTGTCCCACCCGGTGCGCATGCGGATGTGCCGCAACCTCGCCCGCGGCGCGTTCACCACGAGCGAGCTGGCCCAGGTGCACGGCATGACCGCGCCGGAGATATCCCGGCACCTGGGCGTGCTGAAGAAGGCGGGCCTGATCACCACACGCCGCCGCGGCCGGTACGTCCTCCACCAGCTGGACGTGACCGTCGTGGCCCGCCTCGGCAGCGACTTCCTGGAGAGCATCCTCCGCTGA
- a CDS encoding threonine aldolase family protein, with amino-acid sequence MITGMTDTAHGTDGTKGARDEGSPGRDAEEAAPPTPRERRIAAWRNAPRVLARLGFLAPLRERMALLDAAGEVYDLDETSDLYGNGVVEALEQRVAGLLGTEAAAFFPTGTMAQQVALRCWAGRTGNPAVALHPLSHPEVYERNALSQVSGLRPVRFTNEPRQPTAEEVRGLDEPFGALMLELPLRDAGFVLPTWDELTGLADAARERDAIVHLDGARLWECTEHFGRPLEEIAGLADSVYVSFYKSLDAFGGAALAGPAGLIEEAKAWRHRYGGAVFQQFPTALSALIGLDRELPRLPEYVRHARVVASALREGLEAGGLPWFRIHPEVPHTHDFQLWLPYETELVAETAIRAGEETGSMLFANHWDPKGPGLTFTEVYVRAAALEWTADDVREAATDFAHRLTATGAA; translated from the coding sequence ATGATCACGGGCATGACTGACACGGCGCACGGCACGGACGGCACCAAGGGGGCGCGGGACGAGGGGAGCCCCGGCCGGGACGCGGAGGAAGCGGCCCCGCCCACCCCGCGTGAACGGCGCATCGCGGCCTGGCGGAACGCCCCGCGCGTGCTCGCGCGCCTGGGCTTCCTCGCCCCGCTCCGGGAGCGGATGGCCCTGCTGGACGCCGCGGGTGAGGTGTACGACCTCGACGAGACCTCGGACCTGTACGGCAACGGAGTGGTCGAGGCCTTGGAGCAGCGCGTGGCCGGGCTGCTCGGCACGGAGGCCGCCGCCTTCTTCCCGACCGGCACGATGGCCCAGCAGGTCGCCCTGCGCTGCTGGGCCGGCCGCACCGGGAACCCGGCGGTCGCGCTGCACCCGCTGAGCCACCCGGAGGTGTACGAACGGAACGCGCTCAGCCAGGTCAGCGGCCTGCGCCCGGTGCGGTTCACGAACGAGCCCCGGCAGCCCACCGCGGAGGAGGTCCGCGGACTCGACGAACCCTTCGGCGCGCTGATGCTGGAGCTGCCGCTCAGGGACGCCGGGTTCGTGCTGCCCACCTGGGACGAGCTGACCGGGCTGGCGGACGCCGCGCGGGAACGCGACGCGATCGTGCACCTCGACGGCGCCCGGCTGTGGGAGTGCACCGAGCACTTCGGCAGGCCGCTTGAGGAGATCGCGGGCCTCGCGGACAGCGTCTACGTGTCCTTCTACAAGTCCCTCGACGCGTTCGGCGGCGCGGCCCTCGCCGGACCGGCCGGCCTGATCGAGGAGGCGAAGGCCTGGCGGCACCGGTACGGGGGCGCGGTGTTCCAGCAGTTCCCGACCGCGCTGTCCGCGCTGATCGGCCTGGACCGGGAACTGCCCCGGCTGCCCGAGTACGTCCGCCACGCGCGCGTGGTGGCGTCCGCCCTGCGCGAGGGCCTGGAAGCCGGGGGGTTGCCCTGGTTCCGGATCCACCCCGAGGTCCCGCACACCCATGACTTCCAGCTGTGGCTGCCCTACGAGACCGAGCTGGTGGCGGAGACGGCGATCCGGGCGGGCGAGGAGACGGGCAGCATGCTGTTCGCCAACCACTGGGACCCGAAGGGCCCGGGGCTGACGTTCACCGAGGTGTACGTCCGTGCCGCGGCCCTGGAGTGGACGGCCGACGACGTACGCGAGGCGGCCACGGACTTCGCCCACCGCCTGACCGCCACGGGCGCGGCGTAG
- a CDS encoding Rossmann-like and DUF2520 domain-containing protein: MNTTPQPDPRDRPARLTVGVVGAGRVGPALAASLQLAGHRPVAVSAVSDTSRRRAEEMLPDVPVVPPAEVLERSELVLLTVPDDALPELVSGLADTGAVRPGQLLVHTSGRYGAKVLDPALRAGALPLALHPAMTFTGTPVDVQRLAGCSFGVTAPDELRLAAEALVIEMGGEPEWIAEENRPLYHAALALGANHLVTLVAQSLELLRTAGVGAPDRMLGPLLGAALDNALRSGDAALTGPVARGDAGTVAAHVSELRRHAPGTVAGYLAMARATADRALAHGLLKPELAETLLGVLADSAAGTGTTGGTDGGGSTPGDTP; this comes from the coding sequence GTGAACACAACCCCACAGCCCGATCCCCGGGACCGCCCCGCGCGGCTCACCGTCGGCGTCGTAGGCGCCGGACGCGTGGGTCCCGCCCTGGCCGCGTCCCTCCAGCTGGCCGGGCACCGCCCGGTGGCCGTCTCCGCCGTCTCCGACACCTCCCGCAGGCGGGCCGAGGAAATGCTGCCGGACGTGCCGGTGGTGCCGCCCGCCGAGGTGCTGGAGCGGTCCGAGCTGGTGCTGCTGACCGTCCCCGACGACGCCCTGCCCGAGCTGGTGAGCGGCCTCGCCGACACCGGCGCCGTGCGCCCCGGACAGCTGCTGGTGCACACCTCGGGCCGCTACGGCGCCAAGGTCCTCGACCCCGCCCTGCGGGCAGGCGCGCTGCCGCTGGCCCTGCACCCGGCGATGACGTTCACCGGCACCCCCGTCGACGTGCAGCGGCTCGCCGGCTGCTCCTTCGGCGTGACCGCGCCCGACGAGCTGCGGCTGGCGGCCGAGGCCCTGGTCATCGAGATGGGCGGCGAGCCGGAGTGGATCGCCGAGGAGAACCGCCCGCTCTACCACGCCGCCCTCGCCCTGGGCGCCAACCACCTGGTCACCCTCGTCGCCCAGTCCCTGGAGCTGCTGCGCACCGCGGGCGTCGGTGCCCCCGACCGGATGCTCGGCCCGCTGCTCGGCGCCGCCCTGGACAACGCGCTGCGCTCCGGCGACGCGGCCCTCACCGGACCGGTCGCCCGCGGCGACGCCGGCACGGTCGCCGCGCACGTCTCCGAGCTGCGCCGGCACGCCCCCGGCACGGTCGCCGGATACCTCGCCATGGCCCGCGCCACCGCCGACCGCGCGCTCGCCCACGGACTGCTGAAGCCGGAGCTCGCCGAGACCCTCCTCGGCGTCCTCGCCGACTCGGCGGCCGGGACGGGAACGACCGGCGGGACCGACGGCGGCGGAAGCACCCCGGGGGACACCCCGTGA
- the panC gene encoding pantoate--beta-alanine ligase: MTATLLRTAAELHARARTGRRAVVMTMGALHEGHATLIRAARKIAGPDGEVVVTVFVNPLQFGAGEDLDRYPRTLDADVELAGRSGADAVFAPSVDEVYPGGEPQVRISAGPMGERLEGAARPGHFDGMLTVVAKLLHLTRPDVALYGQKDAQQLALIRRMVRDLNFGIEIVGVPTVREEDGLALSSRNRYLSPAERRTALALSQALFAGRDRHAAQEALRARAREVPATRARAEALSAIGESRAAADAHAVATTAGGPAAIRAAARLVLDEAARLDPPLTLDYLALVDPSDFTDIGDDFTGEAVLAVAARVGATRLIDNIPLTFGNLGAAS; this comes from the coding sequence ATGACCGCCACCCTGCTGCGCACCGCCGCCGAACTGCACGCCCGCGCGCGTACCGGCCGCCGTGCCGTCGTCATGACCATGGGCGCGCTGCACGAGGGCCACGCCACCCTGATCCGCGCCGCGCGGAAGATCGCCGGCCCCGACGGCGAGGTCGTCGTCACGGTCTTCGTCAACCCCCTCCAGTTCGGCGCCGGCGAGGACCTGGACCGCTACCCGCGCACCCTGGACGCCGACGTCGAGCTGGCCGGGCGGTCCGGCGCCGACGCCGTGTTCGCCCCGTCCGTCGACGAGGTCTACCCGGGCGGCGAACCGCAGGTCCGGATCAGCGCCGGACCCATGGGCGAACGCCTGGAGGGCGCCGCCCGCCCCGGCCACTTCGACGGCATGCTCACCGTCGTGGCCAAGCTGCTGCACCTCACCCGCCCCGACGTCGCGCTGTACGGGCAGAAGGACGCCCAGCAGCTCGCCCTGATCCGGCGCATGGTGCGGGACCTGAACTTCGGCATCGAGATCGTCGGCGTGCCCACCGTCCGCGAGGAGGACGGGCTCGCCCTGTCCAGCCGCAACCGCTACCTCTCGCCCGCCGAGCGGCGCACCGCGCTCGCCCTGTCGCAGGCCCTGTTCGCGGGCCGCGACCGGCACGCCGCGCAGGAGGCGCTGCGCGCCCGGGCCCGCGAGGTGCCGGCCACCCGCGCGCGTGCCGAGGCGCTCAGCGCGATCGGGGAGTCCCGCGCCGCGGCCGACGCGCACGCCGTGGCCACCACCGCCGGCGGCCCCGCCGCGATCCGCGCCGCCGCCCGCCTGGTGCTGGACGAGGCCGCCCGCCTGGATCCGCCGCTGACGTTGGACTACCTGGCGCTGGTCGACCCGTCGGACTTCACCGACATCGGCGACGACTTCACCGGCGAGGCCGTCCTCGCGGTCGCCGCGCGGGTGGGCGCCACCCGGCTGATCGACAACATCCCCCTGACCTTCGGAAACCTCGGAGCCGCCTCGTGA
- a CDS encoding L-aspartate oxidase, translated as MRPPVAHRHPRAEAPRARPRLHAPAPGWSIDADVVVVGSGVAGLTAALRCEAAGLTTVVVTKARLDDGSTRWAQGGIAAALGEGDTPEQHLDDTLVAGAGLCDEEAVRILVTEGPDAVRRLIATGAQFDASTDGRLELTREGGHHRRRIAHAGGDATGAEISRALVEAVRASGRGEREARPAKGGGGRRAGLRTIENALVLDLLTDAEGRTAGVTLHVMGEGQHDGVGAVHAPAVVLATGGMGQVFSATTNPAVSTGDGVALALRAGAEVSDLEFVQFHPTVLFLGPDAEGQQPLVSEAVRGEGAHLVDADGVRFMLGQHELAELAPRDIVAKGIMRRMRERDAEHMYLDARHFGAEMWERRFPTILAACRAHGIDPVTEPVPVAPAAHYASGGVRTDSRGRTTVPGLYACGEVACTGVHGANRLASNSLLEGLVYAERIASDISRTGVHARVPQPLPAAERPTHPLLPPEARLTVQRTMTRGAGVLRSEASLAEAAERLHRLHADARDALDENGKTAEPGVDTWEATNLLCVARVLVAAARLREETRGCHWREDRPERDDTAWRRHIVVRLNPDRSLAVRTTDTTDFPPTLPQAQEQ; from the coding sequence ATACGCCCGCCCGTCGCCCACCGCCACCCTCGAGCGGAAGCGCCTCGCGCCCGGCCCCGCTTGCACGCGCCCGCGCCCGGGTGGTCCATCGACGCGGACGTCGTGGTCGTCGGCTCCGGGGTCGCCGGCCTCACCGCCGCCCTGCGCTGCGAGGCGGCGGGACTGACGACCGTCGTGGTCACCAAGGCCCGCCTCGACGACGGCTCCACCCGCTGGGCGCAGGGCGGCATCGCCGCCGCCCTCGGCGAGGGCGACACCCCCGAGCAGCACCTGGACGACACCCTGGTCGCCGGCGCCGGCCTCTGCGACGAGGAGGCGGTACGCATCCTCGTCACCGAGGGCCCCGACGCCGTACGGCGGCTCATCGCGACCGGCGCGCAGTTCGACGCGTCCACCGACGGCCGGCTGGAACTCACCCGCGAGGGCGGCCACCACCGCCGCCGCATCGCCCACGCGGGCGGCGACGCGACCGGTGCGGAGATCTCCCGCGCCCTGGTCGAGGCGGTCCGCGCGAGCGGGAGGGGCGAGCGCGAAGCGCGCCCGGCCAAGGGCGGTGGCGGGCGACGGGCGGGACTGCGGACGATCGAGAACGCGCTCGTGCTGGACCTGCTGACCGACGCGGAGGGCCGCACCGCCGGCGTCACCCTGCACGTCATGGGAGAGGGCCAGCACGACGGCGTGGGCGCGGTGCACGCGCCCGCCGTGGTCCTCGCCACCGGCGGCATGGGCCAGGTGTTCTCCGCCACCACCAACCCGGCCGTCTCCACGGGCGACGGCGTCGCCCTCGCGCTGCGCGCGGGCGCCGAGGTGAGCGACCTGGAGTTCGTCCAGTTCCACCCCACGGTGCTCTTCCTCGGCCCGGACGCGGAGGGCCAGCAGCCGCTGGTCTCCGAGGCGGTGCGCGGTGAGGGCGCCCACCTGGTCGACGCCGACGGCGTGCGCTTCATGCTGGGGCAGCACGAACTGGCGGAGCTGGCGCCCCGGGACATCGTCGCCAAGGGCATCATGCGCCGCATGCGGGAGCGCGACGCCGAGCACATGTACCTCGACGCCCGCCACTTCGGCGCCGAGATGTGGGAGCGCCGCTTCCCGACGATCCTGGCCGCCTGCCGCGCCCACGGCATCGACCCGGTCACCGAGCCCGTGCCCGTCGCCCCGGCCGCCCACTACGCCTCCGGCGGCGTGCGGACCGACTCCCGCGGCCGCACCACCGTGCCCGGCCTGTACGCCTGCGGCGAGGTCGCGTGCACCGGTGTGCACGGCGCCAACCGGCTGGCGTCCAACTCGCTCCTCGAAGGCCTCGTCTACGCCGAGCGCATCGCCTCCGACATCTCCCGCACCGGCGTTCACGCGCGCGTGCCGCAGCCGCTGCCCGCCGCAGAGCGCCCCACGCACCCGCTGCTCCCGCCGGAGGCCCGCCTCACCGTCCAGCGGACGATGACCCGAGGCGCGGGCGTGCTGCGCTCCGAGGCGTCCCTGGCCGAGGCCGCCGAGCGCCTGCACCGGCTGCACGCCGACGCGCGTGACGCCCTCGACGAGAACGGCAAGACCGCCGAGCCGGGCGTCGACACCTGGGAGGCGACCAACCTGCTGTGCGTGGCCCGCGTCCTGGTGGCCGCCGCACGGCTGCGCGAGGAGACCCGCGGCTGCCACTGGCGCGAGGACCGCCCCGAGCGGGACGACACCGCATGGCGCCGCCACATCGTCGTACGGCTGAATCCGGACCGATCGCTGGCGGTGCGCACCACCGACACCACAGACTTCCCCCCGACCCTCCCCCAGGCCCAGGAGCAGTGA
- the nadC gene encoding carboxylating nicotinate-nucleotide diphosphorylase, protein MTTPDLPLVSSGGCGDGCACGAGEEDTYLECGLDPALAQLLADAGLDPVEVEDIANVALQEDLAHGVDVTTVATIPEEAVATADFTAREAGTVAGLRVAEAVMSIVCTEEFEVERHVEDGDRVEAGQVLLSVTTRTRDILTAERSALNLLCRLSGIATATRAWADALEGTRTKVRDTRKTTPGLRSLEKFAVRCGGGVNHRMSLSDAALVKDNHVVAAGGVAQAFTAVREQFPDVPIEVEVDTLHQLREVLDAGADLILLDNFTPGECEEAVSLVDGRAALEASGRLTLAGAKAYADTGVDYLAVGALTHSSPILDIGLDLRAGE, encoded by the coding sequence GTGACCACCCCCGACCTTCCCCTCGTCTCCTCCGGCGGCTGTGGCGACGGCTGCGCCTGCGGCGCCGGCGAGGAGGACACGTACCTGGAGTGCGGGCTCGACCCCGCGCTCGCCCAGCTCCTGGCCGACGCGGGCCTCGACCCCGTCGAGGTCGAGGACATCGCCAACGTGGCCCTCCAGGAGGACCTGGCGCACGGCGTGGACGTGACCACGGTCGCGACCATCCCGGAGGAGGCCGTCGCCACCGCCGACTTCACCGCACGGGAGGCGGGCACGGTGGCCGGCCTGCGGGTCGCCGAGGCGGTCATGTCGATCGTCTGCACCGAGGAGTTCGAGGTCGAACGCCACGTGGAGGACGGCGACCGCGTGGAGGCCGGGCAGGTGCTGCTCTCGGTCACCACCCGCACGCGCGACATCCTCACCGCGGAGCGCAGCGCCCTCAACCTGCTGTGCCGCCTGTCCGGCATCGCGACGGCCACACGCGCGTGGGCGGACGCCCTGGAGGGCACCAGGACGAAGGTGCGCGACACCCGCAAGACCACCCCGGGGCTGCGCAGCCTGGAGAAGTTCGCCGTGCGCTGCGGCGGCGGCGTCAACCACCGCATGTCCCTGTCGGACGCCGCGCTGGTCAAGGACAACCACGTGGTGGCCGCCGGCGGCGTCGCGCAGGCCTTCACGGCGGTCCGCGAGCAGTTCCCCGACGTCCCGATCGAGGTCGAGGTCGACACCCTGCACCAGCTCCGTGAGGTGCTGGACGCGGGCGCCGACCTGATCCTGCTGGACAACTTCACCCCCGGCGAGTGCGAGGAGGCGGTGTCCCTCGTCGACGGCCGCGCGGCGCTGGAGGCATCCGGCCGGCTGACCCTCGCGGGCGCCAAGGCGTACGCCGACACGGGCGTCGACTATCTCGCCGTGGGCGCCCTCACCCACTCCTCGCCGATCCTCGACATCGGCCTCGACCTGCGCGCTGGGGAGTAG
- a CDS encoding type III pantothenate kinase: protein MLLTIDVGNTHTVLGLFDGDEIVEHWRISTDARRTADELAVLLQGLMGMHPLLGEELGDGIDGIAICATVPSVLHELREVTRRYYGDVPAVLVEPGVKTGVPIQFDNPKEVGADRIINAVAANELYGGPAIVVDFGTATTFDAVSARGEYVGGVIAPGIEISVEALGVKAAQLRKIEVARPRTVIGKNTVAAMQSGIVYGFAGQVDGVVNRMARELAEDPDDVTVIATGGLAPTVLGESTVIDEHEPWLTLIGLRLVYERNVSRM, encoded by the coding sequence ATGCTGCTGACGATCGACGTGGGCAATACGCACACCGTTCTCGGCCTGTTCGACGGCGACGAGATCGTCGAACACTGGCGCATCTCCACGGACGCGCGGCGCACGGCCGACGAGCTCGCCGTCCTCCTCCAGGGCCTCATGGGCATGCACCCGCTGCTGGGCGAGGAGCTGGGCGACGGCATCGACGGCATCGCCATCTGCGCGACCGTCCCGTCCGTGCTGCACGAGCTGCGCGAGGTCACCCGCCGCTACTACGGCGACGTGCCCGCGGTCCTGGTGGAGCCCGGCGTGAAGACGGGCGTGCCGATCCAGTTCGACAACCCCAAGGAGGTCGGCGCCGACCGCATCATCAACGCGGTCGCGGCGAACGAGCTGTACGGCGGTCCGGCGATCGTCGTCGACTTCGGCACGGCGACGACCTTCGACGCGGTCTCCGCGCGCGGGGAGTACGTCGGCGGGGTCATCGCGCCCGGTATCGAGATTTCCGTGGAGGCGCTCGGTGTCAAGGCCGCGCAACTGCGCAAGATCGAGGTGGCGCGGCCCCGCACCGTCATCGGCAAGAACACGGTCGCCGCGATGCAGTCGGGCATCGTGTACGGCTTCGCCGGCCAGGTGGACGGGGTGGTCAACCGCATGGCGCGGGAGCTGGCGGAGGACCCGGACGACGTGACGGTCATCGCCACCGGCGGGCTGGCGCCGACGGTGCTGGGGGAGAGCACGGTGATCGACGAGCACGAGCCGTGGCTGACGCTGATCGGGCTCCGCCTGGTCTACGAGCGGAACGTGTCCCGCATGTAG
- a CDS encoding BlaI/MecI/CopY family transcriptional regulator, whose translation MPRPLGELEDAVMTRVWKWNRPVTVREVLEDLQKDRSIAYTTVMTVLDNLHQKGWVRRESEGRAYRYEAVSTRAAYAAALMNEAWSRSDNAAAALVAFFGMMSEEQRQALTDAMRIVQLPQTPDDNPGSPDGPGGR comes from the coding sequence GTGCCTCGCCCCTTGGGAGAACTCGAAGACGCGGTCATGACGCGGGTGTGGAAGTGGAACCGCCCCGTGACCGTTCGGGAAGTCCTGGAAGATCTTCAGAAGGACCGGTCCATCGCGTACACCACGGTGATGACCGTTTTGGACAATCTCCATCAGAAGGGCTGGGTGCGCCGGGAGTCCGAAGGCCGTGCCTATCGATATGAGGCCGTCTCCACTCGCGCCGCCTACGCCGCCGCCCTGATGAACGAGGCGTGGTCGCGGAGCGACAACGCCGCCGCCGCTCTCGTGGCGTTCTTCGGCATGATGAGCGAGGAACAGCGCCAGGCTCTCACGGACGCCATGCGGATCGTCCAGCTCCCGCAAACCCCTGACGACAACCCCGGCTCTCCCGACGGTCCCGGCGGGCGATAG
- a CDS encoding amino-acid N-acetyltransferase: MSADSPEVTANALSVRRARTSDVPAVRDLLDDYVREGILLDKATVTLYEDIQEFWVAERDDNAEVVGCGALHVMWEDLAEVRTLAVKPGLKGAGVGHRLLEKLLQTARWLGVRRVFCLTFEVDFFGKHGFVEIGETPVDRDVYAELLRSYDEGVAEFLGLERVKPNTLGNSRMLLHL; this comes from the coding sequence ATGTCAGCAGACAGCCCCGAAGTCACCGCAAATGCCCTCTCCGTCCGACGGGCCCGCACCAGCGATGTGCCGGCCGTGCGCGACCTGCTGGACGACTACGTCCGCGAGGGCATCCTGCTCGACAAAGCGACGGTGACGCTTTACGAGGACATCCAGGAGTTCTGGGTCGCGGAACGGGACGACAACGCGGAGGTCGTCGGCTGCGGCGCCCTGCACGTGATGTGGGAAGACCTCGCGGAAGTGCGCACTCTCGCCGTGAAGCCGGGTCTGAAGGGGGCCGGCGTCGGACACCGGCTGCTGGAGAAGTTGCTGCAGACCGCCCGCTGGCTCGGTGTTCGTCGCGTTTTCTGTCTGACCTTCGAAGTGGACTTCTTCGGCAAGCACGGCTTCGTGGAGATCGGTGAGACACCCGTCGACCGGGATGTGTACGCGGAGTTGCTCCGCTCCTATGACGAGGGTGTCGCGGAGTTCCTCGGTCTCGAACGCGTGAAACCGAACACCTTGGGCAACAGCCGGATGCTTCTGCATCTGTGA
- a CDS encoding histone-like nucleoid-structuring protein Lsr2, whose amino-acid sequence MAQKVQVLLVDDLDGGEADETVTFALDGKTYEIDLTTANAEKLRGLLEPYVKGGRRTGGRASGGRGKARSSSGGSQDTAAIRAWAKENGYEVNDRGRVPQSIREAYEKANG is encoded by the coding sequence GTGGCACAGAAGGTTCAGGTCCTTCTTGTCGACGACCTCGACGGCGGCGAGGCGGACGAGACCGTGACGTTCGCGTTGGACGGCAAGACCTACGAGATCGATCTCACCACCGCCAACGCGGAGAAGCTCCGCGGCCTTCTCGAGCCTTACGTGAAGGGTGGCCGTCGCACCGGGGGCCGCGCTTCCGGCGGGCGTGGAAAGGCGCGTTCCTCCTCCGGCGGCAGCCAGGACACCGCGGCGATCCGCGCCTGGGCCAAGGAGAACGGTTACGAGGTCAACGACCGCGGCCGCGTTCCCCAGTCCATCCGCGAGGCCTACGAGAAGGCCAACGGCTGA
- a CDS encoding SCO3374 family protein, translating to MAATRTVTVPPPRGPAASAQGDRTRLWYENVLGWPTVPGVPPRLVVGVAFDVLDVPAEAGCVALERLGAAGQGFPVALQAGRLRLLVAPGSAGELPGLLEWLEWGGAGLDLAAVGEGGFMDAPVPGAPAAGPGEARSAGRCGRGGDGPQGAAVWLRPPEPGREAGASLPTLSAMGTRGSRGDGAGPPNLVRLVNTVATQVHRVRLRRAGAGGAARAEGQPLAFS from the coding sequence ATGGCCGCCACCCGCACCGTCACCGTCCCGCCCCCGCGAGGGCCGGCCGCGTCCGCTCAGGGCGACAGGACACGCCTCTGGTACGAGAACGTACTGGGCTGGCCGACGGTGCCAGGTGTCCCGCCGCGGCTGGTGGTGGGGGTGGCCTTCGACGTCCTGGACGTGCCCGCGGAGGCGGGGTGCGTGGCACTGGAGCGTCTGGGCGCCGCCGGGCAGGGCTTTCCGGTCGCCCTTCAGGCGGGCCGACTGCGGCTCCTGGTGGCCCCGGGAAGCGCGGGCGAGCTGCCGGGCCTGCTGGAGTGGCTGGAGTGGGGCGGGGCGGGCCTCGACCTGGCGGCGGTGGGCGAGGGCGGCTTCATGGACGCCCCCGTCCCCGGGGCGCCCGCGGCCGGGCCGGGCGAGGCCCGGAGCGCCGGGAGGTGCGGCCGGGGTGGTGACGGTCCGCAGGGGGCCGCCGTGTGGCTGCGACCCCCCGAACCGGGGCGCGAGGCCGGGGCCTCGCTGCCGACGCTGTCGGCGATGGGCACGAGGGGCTCGCGAGGGGACGGTGCCGGCCCCCCAAACCTCGTGCGGCTGGTGAACACCGTGGCGACGCAGGTCCACCGGGTCCGCCTGCGGCGGGCCGGTGCGGGCGGCGCCGCGCGGGCGGAGGGTCAGCCGTTGGCCTTCTCGTAG